The following are encoded in a window of Balaenoptera ricei isolate mBalRic1 chromosome 1, mBalRic1.hap2, whole genome shotgun sequence genomic DNA:
- the DMRTA2 gene encoding doublesex- and mab-3-related transcription factor A2: MELRSELPSVPGAAAAAATATGPPVASVASVAAAAAAAASLPVSVAGGLLRAPPLLLRAAEKYPRTPKCARCRNHGVVSALKGHKRYCRWKDCLCAKCTLIAERQRVMAAQVALRRQQAQEENEARELQLLYGTAEGLALAAANGIIPPRPAYEVFGSVCAADGGGPGAGAPTGTGGGAAGAGSSEAKLQKFDVFPKTLLQAGRAGSPQPPPGKPLSPDGADSGPGTSSPEVRAGSGSENGDGESFSGSPLARASKEAGGSCPGSTGPGGGGEEDSPGSASPLGSESGSEADKEEAEAAPAPGLGGGPGPRQRTPLDILTRVFPGHRRGVLELVLQGCGGDVVQAIEQVLNHHRGGLAAGLGPAVPPDKAAVGAVAAADDAWPGRVDAAAAGGPGLPAPLQAGPAAPPHHRPLLAGAMAPGALGSLSSRSAFSPLQPNASHFGADAGAYPLGAPLGLSPLRLAYSAAAAHSRGLAFMAPYSTAGLVPTLGFRPPMDYAFSDLMRDRSAAAAAVHKEPTYGGGLYGPMVNGAPEKQ, from the exons ATGGAGCTGCGCTCCGAGTTGCCCAGCGTAcccggcgcggcggcggcggctgcgacAGCGACGGGGCCGCCCGTGGCTTCGGTGGCGTCggtggcagcggcggcggcggcggccgcttCGCTACCTGTGAGCGTGGCGGGCGGCTTGCTACGAGCGCCGCCGCTGTTGTTGCGGGCTGCGGAGAAGTACCCGCGGACCCCCAAGTGCGCGCGCTGCCGCAACCACGGCGTGGTGTCTGCGCTCAAGGGCCACAAGCGCTACTGCCGCTGGAAGGACTGCCTGTGCGCCAAGTGCACGCTCATCGCCGAGCGCCAGCGCGTCATGGCGGCGCAGGTGGCGCTGCGCAGGCAACAGGCGCAAGAAGAGAACGAGGCGCGCGAGTTACAGCTCCTCTACggcactgccgagggcctggcgCTGGCCGCCGCCAACGGCATCATCCCGCCGCGACCCGCCTACGAGGTCTTCGGCTCTGTGTGCGCCGCTGACGGCGGGGGGCCGGGAGCGGGAGCGCCCACGGGGACCGGAGGCGGCGCCGCGGGCGCGGGGAGCTCAG AGGCCAAGTTACAGAAGTTTGACGTATTCCCCAAGACGCTGCTTCAGGCAGGCCGCGCAGGCAGCCCGCAGCCGCCGCCGGGAAAGCCCTTATCACCCGACGGCGCGGACTCTGGTCCCGGGACATCGTCCCCAGAGGTGCGAGCGGGCTCGGGCTCGGAGAACGGCGACGGCGAGTCCTTTTCTGGGTCGCCCCTGGCCCGGGCCTCCAAGGAGGCAGGTGGCAGCTGCCCAGGCAGCACTGGCCCCGGAGGCGGCGGCGAGGAGGACAGCCCGGGATCCGCCAGCCCTCTGGGTTCAGAATCCGGTTCCGAGGCCGACAAAGAAGAGGCAGAGGCCGCGCCCGCGCCCGGGCTGGGCGGGGGCCCGGGTCCACGGCAGCGGACGCCGCTAGACATCTTGACGCGCGTCTTCCCGGGCCACCGGCGGGGTGTCCTGGAGCTAGTGTTGCAGGGCTGCGGCGGCGACGTGGTGCAGGCTATCGAGCAGGTGCTGAACCACCACCGCGGGGGCCTGGCGGCCGGCCTCGGCCCCGCCGTGCCCCCCGATAAGGCCGCGGTGGGGGCAGTAGCAGCAGCGGACGACGCGTGGCCTGGCCGCGTCGACGCCGCGGCCGCCGGGGGGCCGGGGCTGCCCGCGCCGCTGCAGGCGGGCCCAGCCGCACCTCCGCACCACAGACCTTTGCTGGCCGGCGCCATGGCGCCCGGAGCGCTGGGCTCGCTGAGCAGCCGCTCGGCCTTCTCGCCTCTGCAGCCCAACGCCAGTCACTTCGGCGCCGACGCGGGCGCCTACCCGCTGGGCGCGCCGCTCGGCCTCAGCCCCCTGCGCCTGGCCtactcggcggcggcggcgcacAGTCGCGGCCTGGCCTTCATGGCTCCCTACTCCACCGCCGGCCTGGTGCCCACACTCGGCTTCCGCCCGCCCATGGACTACGCCTTCAGCGATCTCATGCGCGACCGCTCGGCCGCCGCCGCTGCTGTGCACAAGGAGCCGACCTACGGCGGCGGCCTGTACGGGCCCATGGTCAATGGCGCCCCTGAGAAGCAGTAG